The following coding sequences are from one Streptomyces venezuelae window:
- a CDS encoding PhoH family protein encodes MVNSTKRRMPDRRTYVLDTSVLLADPNALTRFDEHEVVLPIVVVTELEAKRHHPELGYFARQALRLLDDFRIRHGRLDAPIPIGDLGGSLRVELNHSDPGVLPAGYRLGDNDSRILAVARNLQAEGYDVTVVSKDLPLRIKASSVGLLAEEYRAELAITDSGWTGMSELTLSGEQVDLLFEEDTLYVPEAAELPVHTGLTIQSERGKALGRVTAEGNVRLVRGDREAFGLKGRSAEQRVALDLLLDPDVGIVSMGGRAGTGKSALALCAGLEAVLERRQHQKVMVFRPLYAVGGQELGYLPGTEAEKMGPWAQAVFDTLGSVAGKEVIEEVTARGMLEVLPLTHIRGRSLHDAFVIVDEAQSLERNVLLTVLSRIGANSRVVLTHDVAQRDNLRVGRYDGVVAVVEKLKGHPLFAHVTLTRSERSQIAALVTEMLEDGHI; translated from the coding sequence GTGGTGAACAGCACAAAGCGCCGCATGCCCGACAGGCGCACCTACGTTCTCGACACCAGCGTCCTGCTGGCCGACCCGAACGCCCTGACCCGCTTCGACGAGCACGAAGTCGTGCTGCCGATCGTCGTGGTGACGGAGCTGGAGGCCAAGCGGCACCACCCGGAGCTCGGTTACTTCGCCCGGCAGGCGCTGCGCCTGCTGGACGACTTCCGTATCCGGCACGGCCGCCTGGACGCCCCGATCCCCATCGGGGACCTGGGCGGCTCGCTGCGCGTCGAGCTCAACCACTCCGATCCCGGCGTGCTCCCGGCCGGCTACCGGTTGGGGGACAACGACTCACGGATTCTCGCCGTAGCACGCAATCTCCAGGCGGAGGGGTACGACGTCACGGTCGTCTCCAAGGACCTGCCGCTCAGGATCAAGGCGTCGTCGGTGGGGCTCCTCGCCGAGGAGTACCGCGCCGAGCTCGCCATCACGGACTCCGGCTGGACCGGCATGTCCGAACTGACGCTCTCCGGTGAACAGGTGGATCTCCTCTTCGAGGAGGACACCCTCTATGTCCCCGAGGCGGCGGAGCTGCCCGTGCACACGGGCCTCACCATCCAGTCCGAGCGGGGCAAGGCCCTCGGCCGGGTCACGGCGGAGGGCAACGTCCGGCTCGTGCGCGGCGACCGCGAGGCATTCGGGCTGAAGGGGAGGAGCGCGGAGCAGCGGGTCGCGCTCGATCTGCTCCTCGACCCGGACGTCGGCATCGTCTCGATGGGCGGGCGCGCGGGCACCGGCAAGTCGGCGCTCGCCCTCTGCGCGGGCCTGGAGGCCGTCCTGGAGCGCAGGCAGCACCAGAAGGTGATGGTCTTCCGGCCGCTGTACGCGGTGGGTGGGCAGGAGCTCGGCTATCTGCCCGGCACCGAGGCCGAGAAGATGGGGCCCTGGGCGCAGGCGGTCTTCGACACGCTGGGCTCGGTGGCGGGCAAGGAGGTCATCGAGGAGGTCACCGCGCGCGGGATGCTCGAAGTGCTCCCGCTCACCCACATCCGCGGACGCTCGCTGCACGACGCGTTCGTGATCGTGGACGAGGCGCAATCCCTGGAACGGAACGTCCTGTTGACCGTTCTGTCCCGAATCGGGGCGAACTCCCGTGTCGTACTGACCCATGACGTGGCGCAGCGCGACAACCTCCGCGTGGGGCGGTACGACGGCGTGGTCGCCGTCGTCGAGAAGCTGAAGGGGCATCCGCTCTTCGCGCACGTGACGCTCACCCGCTCGGAGCGGTCGCAGATCGCGGCCCTGGTGACCGAAATGCTGGAGGACGGTCACATCTGA
- a CDS encoding ABC transporter ATP-binding protein, with product MTPAGSLLVAQGLRKSYGPTTALDGAAFSIHPGEVVAVMGPSGSGKSTLLHCLAGIVRPDEGSITYNGRSLTGLSDAELSALRRSEFGFVFQFGQLVPELTCVENVALPLRLNGAKRKEAEATARTWMERLEVDDVAAKRPGEVSGGQGQRVAVARALATSPRVIFADEPTGALDSLNGERVMELLTDAARSTNAAVVLVTHETRVAAYSDREIIVRDGRSRDMERIV from the coding sequence ATGACCCCCGCAGGTTCCCTTCTCGTGGCCCAAGGACTCCGCAAGTCGTACGGCCCCACCACCGCGCTCGACGGCGCCGCCTTCTCCATCCACCCCGGTGAGGTCGTCGCCGTCATGGGTCCTTCCGGCTCCGGAAAGTCGACCCTGCTGCACTGCCTCGCCGGCATCGTCCGTCCCGACGAGGGCTCCATCACGTACAACGGCCGCTCCCTGACCGGCCTCTCGGACGCCGAGCTGAGCGCCCTGCGCCGCAGCGAGTTCGGGTTCGTCTTCCAGTTCGGCCAGCTCGTCCCCGAGCTCACCTGCGTCGAGAACGTCGCGCTCCCGCTGCGCCTGAACGGCGCGAAGCGCAAGGAGGCCGAGGCCACCGCCCGTACCTGGATGGAGCGCCTGGAGGTCGACGACGTCGCCGCCAAGCGGCCCGGCGAGGTCTCCGGCGGCCAGGGCCAGCGTGTCGCCGTCGCCCGCGCCCTCGCCACGAGCCCGCGCGTGATCTTCGCCGACGAGCCGACCGGCGCCCTCGACTCGCTCAACGGCGAACGCGTCATGGAGCTCCTGACCGACGCGGCCCGCTCCACCAACGCGGCCGTCGTCCTCGTCACCCACGAGACCCGCGTCGCCGCCTACTCCGACCGCGAGATCATCGTGCGCGACGGCCGCTCCCGCGACATGGAGCGGATCGTATGA
- a CDS encoding FtsX-like permease family protein has product MSAWTRDLAMGIRFAAGGGREGWIRTILTAVGVGLGVALLLGAASVPNMLQNRDDRSVARTPATAMDGKPPKADDTTILVRDTGTEFHGRTLTGRFLKADGDHPVLPPGLDKIPAPGEMVVSPALRDLLDDPSNTLLKERFGKYRQTGTIGEAGLMSPLELYYYVGADPLTSAHGAHRVSGFGQDDSLPLDPFLMALVVLICVVLLTPVAIFIGTAVRFGGDRRDRRLAALRLVGASARSVRRIAAGEALFGALLGLVAGAVLFLLLRELVGVVDLTNVSAYPSDMVPAPGLVALVVVAVPVSAVLVTLISLRSVAIEPLGVVRGGKQRKRRLWWRLVVPAAGIAILLLSGRIDADMGNDAVNVTAIAVGSALALIGLSALLPWLVEAAVGRLRGGPVPWQLAVRRLQLTSGTASRAVSGITVAVAGAVALQMMFASMHDEFNQITGQDPTRAQLTVHSMTGDGPLAQRMIDDFAGTEGVTKVIGTVQAYVTRPGGKNADGMTPTTELTIGTCATLRELAELRSCEDGDTFVSHTGSREQNDWVDTTARPGKPVNVGPDPDFNKGAKPVLWTLPKDTPTVQARRNPSGTKFDGIFATPGAVDIKMLDDASTSSWVKLDPNTPDADEHVRNAAARISPFLGVDSLKAVDRDKQYASIARGLQIGASVTMALIAASMLVSLMEQLRERKRLLAALTAFGTRRSSMAWSLLWQTAIPVALGLALAIAGGLGLGVVMTRMIGKSVTDWWSFIPLTGAGAAMVAAVTLLSLPPLRRMMRPDGLRTE; this is encoded by the coding sequence ATGAGTGCCTGGACACGCGACCTCGCCATGGGCATACGGTTCGCCGCGGGCGGTGGTCGCGAGGGCTGGATCCGTACGATCCTGACGGCCGTCGGCGTCGGCCTCGGCGTCGCCCTGCTGCTCGGCGCGGCCTCCGTGCCGAACATGCTGCAGAACCGCGACGACCGGTCGGTCGCCCGCACGCCGGCCACCGCGATGGACGGCAAGCCGCCGAAGGCCGACGACACGACGATCTTGGTGCGCGACACCGGCACCGAGTTCCACGGGCGCACGCTGACCGGCAGGTTCCTGAAGGCGGACGGCGACCACCCGGTGCTGCCGCCGGGGCTCGACAAGATCCCCGCTCCCGGCGAGATGGTCGTCTCGCCCGCCCTGCGCGACCTGCTCGACGACCCGTCGAACACGCTGCTCAAGGAGCGCTTCGGCAAGTACCGCCAGACCGGCACCATCGGCGAGGCGGGGCTCATGTCCCCCCTTGAGCTCTACTACTACGTGGGTGCCGACCCACTGACCTCCGCGCACGGCGCCCACCGCGTCTCGGGCTTCGGCCAGGACGACTCCCTGCCCCTCGACCCGTTCCTGATGGCGCTCGTCGTGCTGATCTGCGTCGTCCTGCTCACCCCCGTGGCGATCTTCATCGGCACCGCGGTCCGGTTCGGCGGCGACCGGCGCGACCGGCGGCTCGCCGCCCTGCGGCTCGTCGGCGCGAGCGCCCGCTCGGTGCGCAGGATCGCCGCGGGGGAGGCGCTGTTCGGGGCGCTGCTCGGGCTCGTCGCCGGCGCCGTGCTCTTCCTGCTCCTGCGCGAACTGGTGGGCGTGGTCGACCTGACGAACGTCAGCGCGTACCCGTCCGACATGGTGCCCGCGCCCGGCCTGGTGGCGCTGGTCGTGGTGGCGGTGCCGGTGTCGGCGGTCCTGGTGACGCTGATCTCGCTGCGCTCGGTCGCCATCGAGCCGCTCGGCGTGGTCAGGGGCGGCAAGCAGCGCAAGCGCAGGCTGTGGTGGCGGCTCGTCGTGCCGGCCGCCGGTATCGCCATCCTGCTGCTCTCCGGCCGCATCGACGCCGACATGGGCAACGACGCCGTCAACGTGACCGCGATCGCGGTGGGTTCGGCGCTCGCCCTGATCGGGCTCAGCGCGCTGCTCCCCTGGCTCGTCGAGGCCGCCGTGGGACGGCTGCGCGGCGGTCCCGTGCCGTGGCAGCTCGCCGTCCGCAGGCTCCAGTTGACGTCGGGCACGGCGTCCCGCGCGGTCAGCGGCATCACCGTCGCGGTGGCGGGCGCGGTGGCCCTGCAGATGATGTTCGCGTCCATGCACGACGAGTTCAACCAGATCACCGGGCAGGATCCGACGCGCGCCCAGCTGACGGTGCACAGCATGACCGGCGACGGCCCGCTCGCCCAGCGCATGATCGACGACTTCGCCGGGACGGAGGGCGTCACGAAGGTCATCGGGACCGTCCAGGCGTACGTCACGCGGCCCGGCGGCAAGAACGCCGACGGCATGACGCCGACCACGGAACTGACCATCGGCACCTGCGCGACCCTCCGCGAGCTCGCCGAGCTCCGCTCCTGCGAGGACGGCGACACCTTCGTCTCGCACACGGGCAGCCGGGAGCAGAACGACTGGGTCGACACGACGGCACGCCCCGGCAAGCCGGTCAACGTCGGACCGGACCCCGACTTCAACAAGGGTGCGAAGCCGGTCCTGTGGACGCTGCCGAAGGACACGCCCACGGTTCAGGCCCGGCGCAACCCGTCCGGCACGAAGTTCGACGGCATCTTCGCCACCCCCGGCGCGGTCGACATCAAGATGCTGGACGACGCGAGTACGAGCTCCTGGGTCAAGCTCGACCCGAACACGCCGGACGCCGACGAGCACGTACGCAACGCGGCGGCCCGCATCAGCCCCTTCCTCGGCGTGGACTCGCTGAAGGCGGTGGACCGCGACAAGCAGTACGCGTCGATCGCGCGCGGCCTGCAGATCGGCGCGAGTGTCACGATGGCGCTGATCGCCGCGTCGATGCTGGTGTCGCTGATGGAGCAGCTCCGCGAACGCAAGCGGCTGCTGGCGGCGCTCACCGCGTTCGGCACGCGGCGCTCGTCGATGGCGTGGTCGCTCCTGTGGCAGACGGCGATCCCCGTCGCCCTCGGCCTGGCCCTCGCCATCGCCGGCGGCCTGGGCCTCGGCGTGGTCATGACCCGCATGATCGGCAAGAGCGTCACGGACTGGTGGTCCTTCATCCCCTTGACGGGCGCGGGAGCGGCGATGGTGGCGGCGGTGACGCTGCTGAGCCTCCCACCACTACGCAGAATGATGCGCCCGGACGGCCTGCGGACGGAGTGA
- a CDS encoding transglycosylase SLT domain-containing protein — MLEGNRVSRISVRGFAVASATAVTTVGAVVGVASGDTQPSNTNDIEAAASDATLLADIPAGQQAQVQTASLTQQADAQAMAADTAAKKTAAEEARKQAAASAIEKQKAAEKEEAAKKAALKKEREEKAETKASRSSARDASSFKPQGSYTVAQVQAMARQMVPGDQFQCFSNIVNHESTWNYKAVNASSGAYGLVQALPGSKMASAGADWQTNPATQIKWGLNYMNDRYGSPCGAWSFWQANNWY, encoded by the coding sequence ATGCTGGAAGGAAACCGTGTGAGCCGGATTTCGGTCCGGGGATTCGCCGTGGCTTCTGCCACCGCGGTCACCACCGTCGGCGCTGTCGTGGGTGTCGCCTCGGGCGACACCCAGCCCTCGAACACGAACGACATCGAGGCAGCGGCAAGCGACGCGACGCTCCTCGCAGACATACCCGCGGGTCAGCAGGCCCAGGTCCAGACCGCGTCCCTGACGCAGCAGGCCGACGCGCAGGCCATGGCCGCCGACACCGCAGCGAAGAAGACCGCAGCGGAGGAGGCCCGCAAGCAGGCCGCCGCATCGGCGATCGAGAAGCAGAAGGCCGCGGAGAAGGAAGAGGCGGCCAAGAAGGCCGCGCTCAAGAAGGAGCGTGAGGAGAAGGCCGAGACCAAGGCCAGCCGCTCCTCCGCCCGCGACGCCTCCAGCTTCAAGCCCCAGGGCTCCTACACGGTCGCTCAGGTCCAGGCGATGGCACGGCAGATGGTCCCCGGGGACCAGTTCCAGTGCTTCAGCAACATCGTCAACCACGAGTCCACGTGGAACTACAAGGCGGTCAACGCCTCTTCGGGTGCCTACGGCCTCGTCCAGGCGCTGCCCGGTTCCAAGATGGCCTCGGCGGGCGCCGACTGGCAGACCAACCCGGCCACGCAGATCAAGTGGGGCCTGAACTACATGAACGACCGCTACGGAAGCCCGTGCGGAGCATGGAGCTTCTGGCAGGCGAACAACTGGTACTAG
- a CDS encoding LysR substrate-binding domain-containing protein: MRAINRGKQPSGKQPSLAQLRAFAAVAEHLHFRDAASAIGMSQPALSGAVAALEEALGVQLLERTTRKVLLSPAGERLAVRVGAVLDEVEALMEEADAVKAPFTGALRLGVIPTVAPYLLPTVIGLVHERYPDLDLQVHEEQTSSLLEGLTAGRLDLLLLAVPLGMQGVTELPLFDEDFVLVTPLDHWLGGREGIPREALKELNLLLLDEGHCLRDQALDICREAGRADAPVTTTAAGLSTLVQLVAGGLGVTLLPRTAVRVETTRSNQLLTGYFADPAPTRRIALAMRTGAARAAEYEELASALKEAVRPLPVRVV; this comes from the coding sequence GTGCGAGCCATAAATAGGGGCAAGCAGCCCAGTGGCAAACAACCCAGCCTGGCGCAGCTGCGCGCGTTCGCCGCCGTGGCCGAGCATCTGCACTTCCGCGATGCCGCGTCGGCGATCGGGATGAGCCAGCCCGCGCTCTCGGGGGCCGTGGCCGCGCTGGAGGAGGCACTGGGTGTCCAGCTCCTGGAGCGGACCACGCGCAAGGTGCTCCTCTCGCCCGCGGGGGAGCGGCTCGCGGTGCGGGTCGGGGCGGTCCTCGACGAGGTCGAGGCGCTCATGGAGGAGGCCGACGCGGTGAAGGCGCCGTTCACGGGCGCCCTGCGGCTCGGCGTCATCCCGACGGTCGCGCCGTATCTCCTGCCGACCGTGATCGGCCTGGTCCACGAGAGGTATCCGGACCTCGACCTCCAGGTCCACGAGGAGCAGACCTCCTCGCTTCTCGAAGGGCTCACCGCGGGCCGGCTCGACCTGCTGCTCCTCGCCGTGCCCCTCGGCATGCAGGGCGTCACCGAACTCCCGCTCTTCGACGAGGATTTCGTGCTCGTGACCCCCCTCGACCACTGGCTCGGGGGCCGGGAGGGGATTCCGCGCGAGGCGCTGAAGGAGCTGAACCTGCTGCTCCTGGACGAGGGCCACTGTCTGCGGGACCAGGCGCTCGACATCTGCCGGGAGGCGGGCCGCGCGGACGCGCCCGTCACGACGACGGCCGCGGGGCTCTCGACGCTTGTTCAGTTGGTCGCGGGTGGGCTGGGGGTGACGTTGTTGCCTCGGACGGCGGTGCGCGTGGAGACCACGCGCAGCAACCAGCTCCTGACGGGGTACTTCGCGGATCCCGCTCCTACTCGGCGGATCGCGCTCGCCATGCGTACGGGGGCTGCGCGGGCTGCCGAGTATGAGGAGTTGGCCTCCGCCCTCAAGGAGGCGGTGCGGCCCCTGCCGGTGCGGGTCGTCTGA
- a CDS encoding alkyl hydroperoxide reductase, whose protein sequence is MALDELKSAVPDYAKDLKLNLGSVIGNSDLPQQQLWGTVLACAIASRSPKVLRELEPEAKANLSPEAYTAAKSAAAVMAMNNVFYRTRHLLSDPEYGTMRAGLRMNVIGNPGVEKVDFELWSLAVSAINGCGQCLDSHEQVLRKAGVDRETIQEAFKIAAVIQAVGVTLDSEDVLA, encoded by the coding sequence ATGGCACTCGACGAACTGAAGTCCGCCGTACCGGACTACGCCAAGGACCTGAAGCTGAACCTCGGCTCGGTCATCGGCAACTCGGACCTGCCGCAGCAGCAGCTGTGGGGCACCGTGCTGGCCTGCGCCATCGCGTCCCGCTCCCCGAAGGTGCTGCGCGAGCTTGAGCCCGAGGCGAAGGCGAACCTCTCCCCCGAGGCGTACACGGCCGCCAAGTCGGCCGCCGCCGTCATGGCGATGAACAACGTCTTCTACCGCACGCGTCACCTGCTCTCCGACCCGGAGTACGGGACGATGCGCGCCGGTCTGCGGATGAACGTCATCGGCAACCCCGGGGTCGAGAAGGTCGACTTCGAGCTGTGGTCCCTCGCGGTCTCCGCGATCAACGGCTGCGGCCAGTGCCTGGACTCGCACGAGCAGGTCCTGCGCAAGGCCGGGGTCGACCGCGAGACGATCCAGGAAGCCTTCAAGATCGCCGCGGTCATCCAGGCGGTCGGCGTCACGCTGGACTCCGAGGACGTCCTCGCGTAA
- a CDS encoding PadR family transcriptional regulator, with product MSIGHTLLGLLESGPRHGYDLKRAFDEKFGHDKPLHYGQVYSTMSRLLKNGLVEVDGIEAGGGPERKRYAITEAGITDVQRWLATPEKPEPYLQSTLYTKVVLALLTERDAAELLDVQRAEHLRLMRILTDRKRKGDLADQLICDHALFHLEADLRWLELTAARLGKLAQEVRSA from the coding sequence ATGTCCATTGGCCACACCCTTCTGGGACTCCTGGAGTCCGGCCCCCGGCACGGATACGACCTCAAGCGCGCCTTCGACGAGAAGTTCGGGCACGACAAACCCCTGCACTACGGCCAGGTCTACTCGACCATGTCCCGCCTCCTGAAGAACGGCCTCGTCGAGGTCGACGGCATAGAGGCGGGCGGCGGTCCGGAGCGCAAGCGGTACGCGATCACCGAGGCCGGCATCACGGATGTCCAGCGGTGGCTCGCCACCCCGGAGAAGCCGGAGCCCTACCTCCAGTCCACCCTCTACACCAAGGTCGTCCTCGCGCTCCTCACCGAACGCGACGCCGCCGAACTCCTCGACGTCCAGCGCGCCGAACACCTGCGCCTGATGCGCATCCTCACCGACCGCAAGCGCAAGGGCGACCTCGCCGACCAGCTGATCTGCGACCACGCGCTGTTCCACCTCGAAGCCGACCTGCGCTGGCTGGAGCTCACCGCCGCGCGCCTCGGCAAGCTCGCCCAGGAGGTGCGCTCCGCATGA
- a CDS encoding AI-2E family transporter has protein sequence MSRVPGWLGRLGAGLSGMGERLNEQRRDRDADSDTDEPRDASTEDYDQVPAPPAYAPAIAARPDPVDAVPWGMRVAAEAGWRLLILAGTLWVLMKVISAVQLVVLAFVAALLITALLQPTVARLRRMGLPRGLATAVTAILGFVIMGLVGWFVVWQVMENADELSRQIQDGIEDLRKWLLNSPFHVTEDQINDIAKSLRDAVGANTEELTSAGLEGVTVIVETLTGILLAMFSTLFLLYDGKRIWQWFLKLVPAQARPGIAGAGPRAWRTLTAYVRGTVIVALIDAIFIGLGIYFLGVPMAVPLAVIIFLAAFVPLVGAVVSGALAVVVALVTQGVFTAVMALVVVLAVQQIEGHILQPFILGRAVRVHPLAVILSVAAGGMIAGVGGAVVAVPLVAVTNTVVGYLRAYSREAALKQAPQPRGATAMDASPVGAAGADEAREGAAPTDEPPQSARTD, from the coding sequence ATGTCGCGAGTGCCAGGGTGGCTCGGCCGGCTCGGCGCCGGACTGAGCGGGATGGGCGAGCGGTTGAACGAGCAGCGCCGCGACAGGGACGCCGACTCGGACACCGACGAGCCGAGAGACGCCTCCACGGAGGACTACGACCAGGTGCCCGCGCCACCGGCGTACGCGCCGGCCATAGCGGCCAGACCCGACCCCGTGGACGCCGTGCCCTGGGGCATGCGCGTCGCCGCGGAGGCCGGCTGGCGGCTCCTGATCCTCGCGGGCACCCTCTGGGTCCTGATGAAGGTCATCAGCGCGGTCCAGCTGGTCGTGCTCGCGTTCGTGGCCGCGCTGCTGATCACCGCACTGCTCCAGCCCACGGTGGCCCGGCTCAGGAGAATGGGTCTGCCGCGCGGTCTCGCGACGGCGGTCACCGCGATCCTCGGCTTCGTCATCATGGGCCTGGTCGGCTGGTTCGTGGTGTGGCAGGTCATGGAGAACGCCGACGAACTGTCGCGGCAGATCCAGGACGGCATCGAGGACCTGCGCAAGTGGCTCCTCAACAGCCCGTTCCACGTGACCGAGGACCAGATCAACGACATCGCCAAGAGCCTGCGGGACGCGGTCGGCGCCAACACGGAGGAGCTCACCTCCGCGGGCCTCGAAGGCGTCACGGTCATCGTCGAGACGCTCACCGGCATCCTGCTCGCGATGTTCTCGACGCTCTTCCTGCTCTACGACGGCAAGCGCATCTGGCAGTGGTTCCTGAAGCTGGTGCCCGCCCAGGCGCGGCCCGGCATCGCGGGCGCGGGCCCGCGGGCGTGGCGCACCCTCACCGCGTACGTGCGCGGCACGGTGATAGTGGCCTTGATCGACGCCATCTTCATCGGCCTCGGCATCTACTTCCTCGGTGTGCCGATGGCGGTGCCGCTCGCCGTCATCATCTTCCTCGCCGCGTTCGTGCCGCTGGTCGGTGCCGTGGTCTCCGGCGCCCTCGCGGTCGTCGTCGCGCTGGTCACGCAGGGCGTGTTCACCGCGGTGATGGCGCTCGTGGTGGTCCTCGCCGTGCAGCAGATCGAGGGCCACATCCTGCAGCCGTTCATCCTCGGCCGCGCGGTGCGGGTGCACCCGCTGGCGGTGATCCTCTCGGTCGCCGCGGGCGGCATGATCGCCGGGGTCGGCGGCGCGGTCGTGGCGGTGCCGCTGGTGGCCGTCACGAACACGGTCGTCGGCTATCTGCGGGCGTACTCCCGCGAGGCCGCGCTCAAGCAGGCGCCGCAGCCGCGGGGTGCGACGGCGATGGACGCTTCGCCGGTGGGCGCGGCGGGGGCGGACGAGGCGCGGGAGGGCGCGGCGCCGACGGACGAGCCGCCGCAGTCCGCACGTACGGACTGA
- a CDS encoding peroxiredoxin, whose translation MLTVGDKFPEFDLTACVSLEQGKEFEQINHKTYEGKWKIVFAWPKDFTFVCPTEIAAFGKLNDEFADRDAQILGFSGDSEFVHHAWRKDHPDLTDLPFPMLADSKHELMRDLGIEGEDGFAQRAVFIVDQNNEIQFTMVTAGSVGRNPKEVLRVLDALQTDELCPCNWSKGDETLDPVALLSGE comes from the coding sequence GTGCTCACTGTCGGTGACAAGTTCCCCGAGTTCGACCTGACCGCCTGCGTCTCGCTGGAGCAGGGCAAGGAGTTCGAGCAGATCAACCACAAGACCTACGAAGGCAAGTGGAAGATCGTCTTCGCGTGGCCCAAGGACTTCACCTTCGTGTGCCCGACCGAGATCGCCGCGTTCGGCAAGCTGAACGACGAGTTCGCCGACCGTGACGCCCAGATCCTCGGCTTCTCCGGCGACTCCGAGTTCGTGCACCACGCCTGGCGCAAGGACCACCCGGACCTGACGGACCTGCCCTTCCCGATGCTGGCCGACTCGAAGCACGAGCTCATGCGTGACCTCGGCATCGAGGGCGAGGACGGCTTCGCGCAGCGCGCCGTCTTCATCGTGGACCAGAACAACGAGATCCAGTTCACGATGGTGACCGCCGGTTCCGTGGGCCGTAACCCCAAGGAGGTCCTCCGGGTCCTCGACGCCCTGCAGACCGACGAGCTGTGCCCGTGCAACTGGAGCAAGGGCGACGAGACCCTCGACCCGGTCGCGCTGCTCTCCGGCGAGTGA
- a CDS encoding isoprenyl transferase, whose amino-acid sequence MNLRDLVYGLYARRVEGRLDHDQVPKHIGVILDGNRRWAKAAGGTTAQGHQAGAHKIEEFLGWCAETDVEVVTLWMLSTDNFDRPDDELKPLLGIIEATVRSLVADGRWRVHHVGALDLLPAHTQMVMKEAEEATRTNTGILVNVAVGYGGRQEIADAVRSLLLEQADKGRTLEEAAESVDIDQISKHLYTSGQPDPDLVIRTSGEQRLSGFMLWQSAHSEYYFCEVFWPAFRKVDFLRALRDYAARHRRYGG is encoded by the coding sequence GTGAACCTGCGCGACCTGGTGTACGGACTTTACGCACGCCGGGTGGAAGGCCGCCTCGACCACGACCAGGTGCCGAAGCACATCGGGGTCATCCTCGACGGCAACCGTCGCTGGGCGAAGGCTGCGGGCGGGACCACCGCACAGGGCCACCAGGCGGGCGCACACAAGATCGAGGAGTTCCTCGGCTGGTGCGCGGAGACGGACGTCGAGGTCGTCACGCTGTGGATGCTCTCGACCGACAACTTCGACCGTCCCGACGACGAGCTGAAGCCGCTCCTCGGCATCATCGAGGCCACCGTCCGCTCGCTCGTCGCCGACGGCCGCTGGCGCGTGCACCACGTCGGCGCGCTCGACCTGCTGCCCGCCCACACCCAGATGGTCATGAAGGAAGCCGAGGAGGCGACCCGCACCAACACCGGGATACTGGTCAACGTCGCCGTCGGCTACGGCGGGCGCCAGGAGATCGCCGACGCGGTCCGCTCGTTGCTCCTGGAGCAGGCGGACAAGGGCCGTACCCTGGAGGAGGCCGCGGAGAGCGTCGACATCGACCAGATCTCCAAGCACCTCTACACCAGCGGCCAGCCGGACCCCGACCTGGTGATCCGTACGAGTGGTGAGCAGCGGCTCTCCGGATTCATGCTCTGGCAGTCCGCGCACTCCGAGTACTACTTCTGCGAAGTCTTCTGGCCGGCCTTCCGCAAGGTCGATTTCCTGCGTGCGCTGCGTGATTACGCGGCCCGCCACCGCCGTTACGGGGGATGA